In the Candidatus Delongbacteria bacterium genome, CGCGGGATACTGGGCCCGGTCGAAGCTGTAGTGACCGCTGGCGGCGTGCAGCAGCAGCCCCACTCCGGCGGCGTGCTCGCCACGGGCCAGCAGGTCCTTGAGGCCCAGGAAATTGGTGGGATGGCCGACGCGCACCGGCATGCCGAGCACACGCTGGGCCAATTGCACCAGTCCGGGGGTGGCCGCCACACCGCCGGTGATCACGGCTCCCGCCGCCAGCTGCTCGTGAATGCCCATGGCGCGGGCCTGACGGGCCACATGCTGAAGGATTTCGCTCAGGCGCTCGTGCAGAATGCTGGCCACATAACTGCGGAAGTAGTGGCGCACATAGGCCCCGTTGACATCGGGCACTTCCAGCTGCTCGTCCTTGTCGCGCAGCAGGTGCGGGTCGGCGACGCCCCAGTCCAGCTTCAGGCGCTCGGCTTCCTGCATCGAGGTCTTGAGCACGATCGCCAGGTCGCGGGTCAGGCTTTCCCCGGCAAAGCGGAAGACCCAGCTGTGGCACATGGCCCCATTGATGAAGAAGGCCGTGTCGCAGGTGCCGCCGCCAATGTCGATGAGCACGCAGCCCAGTTCCTTCTCTTCCTTGCTGAGCACGGCGTAACTGCTGGCCAGAGGCGTGTAGACCAGCCCCGAGAGCTTCTTGCCCGCCAGATCGACCACGCGGCGCAGACTGGTCTGGCTGGTGATCGCTCCCAGCACAAGATGCGCCTGCACACGCAGACGGAAGCCGACCATGCCCACCGGGTTGGGCACCATGCTGTGCTCGTCAACCTGAAAGTCCTGGGGAATGGCGTGAAGCAGGCTCTTGTCCAGGGGCAACTGCACGGCCTTGGCCGATTCAAGGGCGCGCTCGACATCCTCGAGCACGATGTCGTGTCCCACGGTGGGATCGTCGGGAGTGAAGCTGATGCCCCCGTCTCCGGCCACGCCCTGGATGTGATCGCCACTGATGCCCACCACCATCGGGGGCATGCTCTCCCCGGCCATGTCCTCGGCCAGTTCCACCGCCTTGACCAGGCTCTGGGTCGCGCCCTGGAGCTCGGTGACGGTGCCGTGGCGGATGCCCGTGCTCTCGGCGATGCCGATGCCCCGTACGTGAATCAGACCGCTCTGGTCGATTTCGCCCAGCAGGGCACTGACCTTGGTGCTGCCCAGATCCACGGCGCCGATCTTGATCCTAGACATCGTTCCTCCGCAAGATGACCTGGTTCGTGAAACGCAGGTCCATTTCTCCCCGGGACTGCAACAGCGCAGGCCGTTCCCGGATGACGCTCTCCAGCAGGGAGAGCCCGTGTTCCAGATGATCCCGGGTGATCACGATGCCCAGCGGCAGATCCCGCAGGATCAGCCGGGGATCGTCGCGCCAACTCATCTGGTCCAGCCGGGAGAATACGTCCGGCGAGACCTGGCGCAGGCGATTGATCGTGCTGGCAATGGCCGGGGCTTCGGCCAGCGGCACACCGTGAGGTGCCGTGACCAGTGGCAGGTCCAGGCTGCGTGCGGCGGGCATGGGCAACACGCGGCCATCCTCGCTCAGGCACCTCAACCCACCCGAGGTGGCCAGCAATGCGGCCGGACGGCGTTCCACGACCCGGATCTCGGCACGGTTGGGCCACAGGCGACGCAGCTGGATACTGATGATCCAGGGGTCGCGCTCGGCTGCCCGTGCGACAGATTCCGGTCCCAGGCTGCCCAGCGGCTGCCCCAGCAGGCTGTCCATGGCTTCGCTCAGGGAGGCGGAATCGGCGCAGTGGACGCCCGTGATTCTCAGGTCGTGCAGGGCGAAGAGGTTGCGCTCGTCCAGAATCCGGTGAAACTTTCCGGCCCCCAGCCAGAGCGCGACAGGCAGCAGCAGCACCAGCAGCACGAAGAAGCCGCTCAGTGCACGGCGCCCCGCCCGGGCCACGCGGCGCTTGCGTCCGCGGGGAGTGCTGCTGCCCCGGGGGATTTCAACGTCACTCATGGTGCGCCTCCCCCATGAGATGAAACTCCTCTTCAAGCCGGATGCCGCTGTGATCGAGCACGGCCTGGCGCACACGTTCGACCAGTTCAAGGACCTGATCCGCGCGGCCGTCGCCGAGATTCACGAAGAAGTTCGCATGTACGGGTGAGACTTGTATACCCCCGAGTCGAAAACCTTTCATGCCCGCGTCCTCAATCAGCTTGCCGGGGTATGTGTCCGGTGCCGGGCGCTTGAAGACGCTGCCACAACTCCAGGCACTCAGCGGCTGGGTCTGCTGGCGATAGCGATTGAATCCGCGAGTGCGGTCGAGCACTTCTTCCATCGGGGCGGGCACAAGCTCCAGTTCGGCCTGGACCGCCACTCGGTGCAACAACCCCGGGCAACTGCGATAGCCGAAGTTCAGCTCCTCGAGTTCCAGCCAGCGCCGGCCGGCATGTTCCAGCACGTCCACGCGGCGCACCACCGTGTTCAGTTCGCAGGAATGGGCGCCCGCATTCATCCGCAAGGCGCCTCCCAGCAGGGCGGGGATTCCCACCATGAACTCCAGGCCGGACAGTCCCCGGGCGGCGGCCTGACGCGCCAGACTGCCCACGGGAGCGGCCGCGCCAGCCTTGAGCAGAGGGCCTTCGAAGCTGAACTGGCTAAACTCTCCGGCCAGATGGATCACGACGCCGTCCAGTCCCGCGTCGGGAAAGAGCAGATTCGAGCCATTGCCGATCAGCCACCAGGGAAGCCGCTCCTCGCGCAGCAGCTCCAGCAGGGTTTCCAGTTCGGCCACGGTGTGCGGTTCGACCAGCAGGGCCGCCGGGCCCCCGATGTGCCAGGTGCAGAGCCCGGCCAGGCTCGCCTCCGCGCGGCAACGATCGGGCAGAGCCGCCGTGATGCGAGCGAAGC is a window encoding:
- the murB gene encoding UDP-N-acetylmuramate dehydrogenase codes for the protein MSRFARITAALPDRCRAEASLAGLCTWHIGGPAALLVEPHTVAELETLLELLREERLPWWLIGNGSNLLFPDAGLDGVVIHLAGEFSQFSFEGPLLKAGAAAPVGSLARQAAARGLSGLEFMVGIPALLGGALRMNAGAHSCELNTVVRRVDVLEHAGRRWLELEELNFGYRSCPGLLHRVAVQAELELVPAPMEEVLDRTRGFNRYRQQTQPLSAWSCGSVFKRPAPDTYPGKLIEDAGMKGFRLGGIQVSPVHANFFVNLGDGRADQVLELVERVRQAVLDHSGIRLEEEFHLMGEAHHE
- the ftsA gene encoding cell division protein FtsA encodes the protein MSRIKIGAVDLGSTKVSALLGEIDQSGLIHVRGIGIAESTGIRHGTVTELQGATQSLVKAVELAEDMAGESMPPMVVGISGDHIQGVAGDGGISFTPDDPTVGHDIVLEDVERALESAKAVQLPLDKSLLHAIPQDFQVDEHSMVPNPVGMVGFRLRVQAHLVLGAITSQTSLRRVVDLAGKKLSGLVYTPLASSYAVLSKEEKELGCVLIDIGGGTCDTAFFINGAMCHSWVFRFAGESLTRDLAIVLKTSMQEAERLKLDWGVADPHLLRDKDEQLEVPDVNGAYVRHYFRSYVASILHERLSEILQHVARQARAMGIHEQLAAGAVITGGVAATPGLVQLAQRVLGMPVRVGHPTNFLGLKDLLARGEHAAGVGLLLHAASGHYSFDRAQYPAVGMYDNLDTTTHRKRRGFFKRLATSLGVL
- a CDS encoding FtsQ-type POTRA domain-containing protein, with product MSDVEIPRGSSTPRGRKRRVARAGRRALSGFFVLLVLLLPVALWLGAGKFHRILDERNLFALHDLRITGVHCADSASLSEAMDSLLGQPLGSLGPESVARAAERDPWIISIQLRRLWPNRAEIRVVERRPAALLATSGGLRCLSEDGRVLPMPAARSLDLPLVTAPHGVPLAEAPAIASTINRLRQVSPDVFSRLDQMSWRDDPRLILRDLPLGIVITRDHLEHGLSLLESVIRERPALLQSRGEMDLRFTNQVILRRNDV